The proteins below come from a single Halictus rubicundus isolate RS-2024b chromosome 13, iyHalRubi1_principal, whole genome shotgun sequence genomic window:
- the LOC143360608 gene encoding uncharacterized protein LOC143360608 yields the protein MSACPLTWVDVRSSTSQIQSESLSSTSVITMVGNGFTNEECTDTNKDEATECSMRMPSPVTVCIPKVEPCYDSVSDWNEDLLNTDELIGSAIPFITPYKIKDPIILLEKCDKIWETLKLIKDVQSSKSTNTLNSVSLENENHKSYIKYQPNVLGNNNVTLPNLKLCVKSTQRLYPCPTCGKPYLHKRDLRHHSAKIHGIFMSLDRPRNNVPGKQSVSKDKETSVAETEQNMVKKLNLKRSHTKQINPSPKSAKSNTNESNQESVSSSQSQGKKTNISMHTKDTLINSENVKKDQKKAISRKELSQNSTLSSACKECILCKYFVKDLRKHLVDYHKIQATDFMLKELEKTSTVLKVNKSKNDIGNTNNNNSLRNDPVSNNKQQFQRNEKRKLNVSYTRHEKRFKIDNNTSKVNSYQCEICSGLYRPHHIKRHLVGHRNRGETKENFHLINYNYSDPSDISGFEDRDKSNSTSLFKNNKKGKRIPRKRNEFYRINDSKGNTTCSCGRSFRNPYTLYVHKRSCKFQNDEMEEYAIGSAKETVENSLAKINIKIKKRNDSYEIVGREREKPEELEDAAKDTDPLTDPCDQDVENDKQENNEITGSSKYSDEHKFLKIAKIDEDSDIDVDIEENSQSGSTISNSNQKNNNRDNLLTNELINQSEEKESEPITRRSRYSRITSNVKGSPKSLLESHIIEKQNICVCGTLFDTRKALDVHTLKHQAHSRLICGYCDTTFPDIDMWKSHQCDHKKAKLFIDIPLEIDCHLCTTTFSSYTAFDEHVRTQHYNPIIPYLCFQCDKRFCNTTVRKNHINSEHDKYVCPICDVTYTDKMKTRHEGYHYGLGYPCHLCKKTYSAKSYFNKHMQKTHPVRRSLNKVTCDSNLAS from the exons GTCTTTGTCTTCCACGTCTGTAATTACGATGGTTGGGAATGGATTTACAAATGAAGAATGCACGGATACTAATAAAGACGAAGCAACGGAATGCAGTATGCGAATGCCATCTCCTGTCACTGTGTGTATACCGAAAGTAGAACCGTGTTATGACAGTGTGTCCGATTGGAACGAAGATCTATTGAACACA gATGAATTAATCGGATCAGCAATTCCTTTTATTACGCCATACAAAATTAAGGATCCCATTATTCTCCTCGAGAAGTGTGATAAAATATGGGAGACATTAAAGTTAATAAAAGATGTGCAAAGTAGCAAGAGTACTAATACATTGAATTCAGTATCATTGGAGAATGAAAATCATAAATCATACATTAAATATCAACCAAATGTATTGGGTAATAACAATGTTACATTGCCGAATCTTAAATTGTGTGTAAAAAGTACTCAAAGACTGTATCCATGCCCAACTTGTGGGAAGCCATATTTGCATAAACGAGATTTAAGGCACCACTCAGCAAAAATACATGGCATTTTTATGTCATTAGACAGGCCTAGAAACAACGTACCAGGAAAACAAAGTGTTTCTAAAGACAAAGAGACTAGTGTTGCTGAAACAGAACAAAATATGGTTAAAAAGCTCAATTTGAAGAGAAGTCATACCAAGCAAATTAATCCTTCACCGAAATCTGCGAAATCAAATACGAACGAATCCAATCAGGAGTCTGTTTCAAGTTCTCAGTCTCAGGGAAAAAAGACAAATATATCAATGCACACCAAAGACACCTTAATTAATagtgaaaatgtaaaaaaggaTCAAAAGAAAGCAATATCTCGTAAAGAATTAAGTCAAAATAGTACACTTTCAAGTGCCTGCAAAGAATGCATCCTGTGCAAATACTTCGTAAAGGATCTAAGAAAACATTTAGTTGATTATCATAAAATTCAAGCTACTGATTTTATGTTAAAAGAATTGGAAAAAACATCTACTGTGTTGAAAGTGAACAAGTCGAAGAACGATATTggtaatactaataataataattctttgagAAACGATCCTGTCAGTAACAATAAGCAGCAGtttcaaagaaatgaaaaacgaaAATTGAATGTTTCATACACACGCCAtgaaaaaagatttaaaatTGACAATAACACCTCCAAAGTAAACAGTTATCAATGTGAAATTTGTTCTGGGTTGTACAGGCCGCACCATATTAAGAGACATTTGGTAGGTCATCGTAATCGTGGAGAAACAAAAGAGAATTTCCACttgattaattataattattcagaCCCTTCAGATATTAGTGGTTTCGAGGACAGAGATAAAAGTAATTCAActagtttatttaaaaataataaaaaaggtAAAAGAATACCTAGGAAGAGGAACGAAttttataggataaatgatagtaAAGGCAATACTACTTGTTCCTGTGGAAGATCGTTTCGTAATCCCTACACATTGTACGTACATAAGAGAAGTTGTAAGTTCCAAAATGATGAAATGGAAGAGTATGCTATAGGGAGTGCCAAAGAGACAGTTGAAAATTCTTTGGCGAAAatcaacataaaaataaagaaaaggaATGATTCCTATGAGATTGTTGGTAGAGAGCGTGAGAAACCAGAAGAGTTGGAAGATGCCGCCAAGGATACCGATCCGTTAACAGATCCATGCGATCAGGACGTTGAAAATGATAAACAAGAGAACAATGAAATTACAGGATCATCCAAGTACAGTGACGAgcacaaatttttgaaaattgcgAAAATCGATGAAGACAGCGATATAGATGTTGATATTGAAGAAAATTCACAAAGCGGTTCTACTATTAGTAATAGTAatcaaaaaaataataatagagATAATCTTTTAACGAATGAATTGATAAATCAGTCTGAGGAAAAAGAAAGTGAGCCAATCACAAGAAGAAGTAGATATAGTCGAATAACTTCTAATGTAAAAGGTTCACCTAAAAGTCTTCTCGAATCGCATATAattgaaaaacaaaatatttgtgtTTGTGGAACTCTGTTCGACACTCGGAAGGCTCTCGATGTCCATACTTTAAAGCATCAGGCACATTCACGATTAATATGTGGATATTGCGATACAACTTTCCCTGATATTGATATGTGGAAGAGCCATCAGTGTGATCATAAGAAAGCTAAATTGTTTATTGACATACCTCTAGAAATAGATTGTCATCTCTGTACAACTACATTCAGTTCTTACACAGCTTTTGACGAGCATGTTCGTACACAGCATTAtaatcctataataccatattTATGCTTTCAATGTGATAAACGTTTTTGCAATACTACAGTTCGAAAAAATCATATCAATAGCGAACATGATAAATACGTATGCCCTATATGTGATGTGACATATACTGATAAAATGAAAACTCGACACGAAGGATACCATTATGGGCTTGGATATCCTTGTCATCTTTGTAAGAAAACATACTCTGCTAAATCGTATTTTAATAAGCATATGCAAAAAACTCACCCTGTTCGACGTTCACTGAATAAGGTAACGTGTGATTCTAATCTGGCGTCGTGA